A part of Streptomyces sp. NBC_01451 genomic DNA contains:
- a CDS encoding ISAs1 family transposase — MGRRRPTARPGPARLPARSADRPDPPAHATTIRLVLAAADGDALDRAIGHFLQERKTPASGRKIIAIDGRTVRGSRTTKQPAVALIAAMMHSGQVLAQRQIDGKSNEIPAFAPLLDSIDLTSAVITADALHTQHDHATYLHKRGAHYLAVVKRNHPALHESVRRLPWRDVRLDHYERGRAHHRDEIRRLKTATFAHLDYPHARQALQVVRWRRDLGTGKLTIERIYLVTSLPPGAATGSELATWIRGHWRIENQLHHVRDRTFHEDASKTRTRRLPPRHGRPAQPLHRYPPPGRPHQHRSRPPPHRP; from the coding sequence GTGGGTCGCCGACGGCCCACAGCGCGTCCTGGCCCTGCTCGGCTTCCGGCCCGATCCGCTGACCGGCCTGATCCGCCCGCCCATGCCACGACCATCCGCCTCGTCCTGGCCGCCGCGGACGGTGACGCACTGGACCGCGCCATCGGACACTTCCTCCAGGAACGCAAGACCCCAGCTTCGGGACGGAAGATCATCGCCATCGACGGCAGGACTGTCCGCGGTTCCCGCACCACGAAACAGCCGGCCGTCGCCCTGATCGCAGCGATGATGCACAGCGGCCAGGTCCTCGCCCAACGACAGATCGACGGGAAGAGCAACGAGATCCCGGCCTTCGCTCCACTCCTGGACAGCATCGATCTGACCAGCGCCGTCATCACCGCCGACGCCCTGCACACCCAGCACGACCACGCCACCTACCTGCACAAACGCGGAGCCCACTACCTCGCCGTGGTGAAAAGGAACCACCCCGCTCTCCACGAGAGCGTCCGGCGCCTGCCCTGGCGCGACGTCCGCCTGGACCATTACGAACGCGGACGGGCCCACCACCGCGACGAGATCCGCCGTCTGAAGACCGCCACGTTCGCCCACCTCGACTACCCCCACGCCCGCCAGGCCCTCCAAGTCGTGCGCTGGAGACGCGATCTGGGCACGGGCAAACTGACGATCGAGCGGATCTACCTGGTCACGAGCCTGCCACCCGGTGCGGCCACGGGCAGCGAACTCGCCACCTGGATCCGTGGCCACTGGCGCATCGAGAACCAGCTGCACCACGTCCGCGACCGCACCTTCCACGAGGACGCCTCCAAGACCCGCACCCGCCGCCTCCCCCCGCGTCATGGCCGGCCTGCGCAACCTCTCCATAGGTATCCACCGCCAGGACGGCCACACCAACATCGCAGCCGCCCTCCGCCGCACCGCCCGTGA